The Clostridium sp. AWRP genome has a window encoding:
- a CDS encoding ATP synthase subunit I, with amino-acid sequence MDKHILNMVKKVSVINLLFGMILACLAQLFFKSYGLFILLGVSIAIFNFFINTIVGALISERFRNSSASLYIISFIIRVAMAAGIGYWVFVCSKYNVVAYLIGYTSHLLGIYIYSLIENN; translated from the coding sequence ATGGATAAACATATTCTGAACATGGTAAAGAAAGTATCCGTAATTAATTTATTATTTGGCATGATTTTGGCCTGTTTAGCACAGCTTTTTTTTAAGAGCTATGGATTATTTATATTATTAGGTGTTTCCATAGCAATATTTAATTTTTTTATAAATACCATTGTAGGTGCCCTCATATCAGAAAGATTTAGAAATTCATCAGCATCTTTGTATATAATAAGTTTTATTATACGAGTTGCAATGGCAGCAGGAATAGGATATTGGGTATTTGTATGTAGTAAATACAATGTAGTTGCTTATTTAATTGGCTATACATCCCATTTATTAGGGATATATATATATTCACTTATTGAAAATAATTAA
- a CDS encoding low molecular weight protein arginine phosphatase produces the protein MKNILFVCTGNTCRSCMAEAIFNYLCDIEYIKAISAGVAVVEDSVTSKNSAAVVKQNINLDISSRKAVQINENMIRKSMLVLTMTGCIRDIIKKNFPEFKNRVYILNEFVSLEQDITDPFGKDIEEYRYTYKQLKNGILLLINKLKEDRDIN, from the coding sequence ATGAAAAATATATTATTTGTTTGTACAGGTAATACCTGTAGAAGTTGTATGGCAGAGGCAATATTTAATTATTTGTGTGATATAGAATATATAAAAGCTATTTCAGCAGGAGTTGCAGTAGTAGAGGACAGCGTAACTTCTAAAAATTCTGCAGCGGTAGTCAAACAAAATATTAACTTGGATATAAGCAGCAGGAAAGCCGTTCAGATAAATGAAAATATGATAAGAAAATCAATGCTTGTTTTAACTATGACAGGTTGTATAAGAGATATCATAAAAAAGAATTTCCCTGAATTTAAGAATAGGGTATATATTTTAAATGAATTTGTTTCTTTAGAGCAGGATATAACAGATCCTTTTGGAAAAGATATAGAAGAATACAGATATACTTATAAACAATTAAAAAATGGTATTTTATTATTAATTAACAAATTAAAGGAAGATAGAGACATTAATTAA
- a CDS encoding F0F1 ATP synthase subunit B, protein MEFNMQIDWTTVVITIINFIILYFILKHFFFKPVNNTITSRQQEIDNKIRTADENEKKSKQLVTQHQELLKNSKQEGKAIVEDYKNKADKVSENIVNDAQKEAQLILNRAKVEAEREREKAKDDIKNQVVDLALLVSSKALEGSINEQQHRKLIEDFIAKVGI, encoded by the coding sequence TTGGAATTTAATATGCAAATTGATTGGACTACAGTCGTTATAACGATAATAAATTTTATCATATTGTATTTCATTCTGAAGCATTTCTTTTTTAAACCTGTCAATAATACTATTACAAGTAGGCAGCAAGAAATTGACAATAAAATAAGAACTGCTGATGAAAATGAAAAGAAGTCTAAACAGTTAGTAACTCAACATCAAGAGTTGTTAAAGAATTCAAAACAAGAAGGAAAAGCTATTGTTGAAGACTATAAAAATAAAGCTGATAAAGTTTCCGAGAACATAGTAAATGATGCCCAGAAAGAAGCTCAACTAATATTAAATAGGGCAAAAGTTGAAGCTGAAAGAGAAAGAGAAAAAGCAAAAGACGATATAAAAAATCAAGTGGTAGATTTAGCACTTTTAGTATCATCAAAAGCTTTAGAGGGATCTATTAATGAGCAGCAGCATAGGAAACTTATTGAGGACTTTATAGCTAAGGTAGGTATTTAA
- the atpE gene encoding ATP synthase F0 subunit C, which yields MNLDAQSFIKGMAAIGAGLAAIGCLGGGIGVGTAAGKAVEGVSRQPEASGKILSTFFVSAALSEVTAIYSLLIALILVFKV from the coding sequence ATGAATTTAGATGCACAATCATTTATAAAAGGTATGGCAGCAATAGGTGCAGGCTTAGCCGCTATAGGATGTTTAGGAGGAGGTATTGGAGTTGGTACTGCTGCAGGTAAGGCAGTTGAAGGAGTATCAAGACAGCCAGAAGCAAGTGGTAAAATACTAAGTACATTCTTTGTAAGTGCAGCTTTATCAGAGGTAACAGCTATTTACTCTCTATTAATAGCTCTTATTTTAGTATTTAAAGTTTGA
- the prmC gene encoding peptide chain release factor N(5)-glutamine methyltransferase, which yields MKSRGSSIRELLTKGYEVLKNREIESYALDAQLLLGKVLNKDRLFMLINGDYEVAEKETEEYYKYLKLRENKMPVKYILGHCEFMSIDFIVKPGVLIPRPDTETLVEQALIQVERNNFHNICDVCCGTGIIGISIAKLIEDINVKCCDISSTACEVTAENIRRLSLEEKVQVVKSNLMEYYIQNEVKFHMIVSNPPYIKESSIPILMEDVKNYEPREALSGGKDGLEFYREITKESLKVLESSGIIMFEIGYDQRKSVSDILAQNGFKNIMCIKDLAGKDRVIKGVL from the coding sequence ATGAAAAGTAGAGGAAGTAGTATAAGAGAGCTTTTAACAAAAGGGTATGAAGTTTTAAAAAATAGAGAAATAGAAAGCTATGCTTTGGATGCACAACTCCTTTTGGGAAAAGTACTAAACAAGGACAGATTATTTATGCTTATAAATGGTGATTATGAGGTCGCAGAAAAGGAAACTGAAGAATACTATAAGTACTTAAAATTAAGAGAGAATAAAATGCCTGTAAAATATATATTAGGACATTGTGAATTTATGAGCATTGATTTTATAGTGAAACCTGGGGTACTAATCCCTAGGCCTGATACTGAGACTTTAGTGGAGCAAGCGTTGATTCAAGTAGAGCGTAATAATTTTCATAATATATGTGATGTATGTTGTGGAACAGGGATTATTGGAATATCTATTGCTAAACTTATAGAAGATATAAATGTAAAATGCTGTGATATATCCTCTACAGCTTGTGAAGTTACGGCAGAAAATATAAGAAGACTTTCTTTAGAGGAAAAGGTTCAGGTAGTTAAGAGTAATTTAATGGAATATTATATTCAAAACGAGGTAAAATTTCATATGATTGTATCTAATCCGCCATATATAAAAGAAAGTAGTATACCTATTTTAATGGAAGATGTGAAAAACTATGAGCCTAGGGAAGCACTTTCTGGAGGCAAAGATGGATTAGAATTTTATAGAGAAATAACTAAAGAAAGTTTGAAGGTTTTAGAAAGCAGTGGAATTATTATGTTTGAAATAGGTTATGACCAAAGAAAGTCAGTTTCAGACATATTAGCACAAAACGGATTTAAAAATATAATGTGTATAAAAGATTTAGCAGGGAAAGATAGGGTGATTAAAGGAGTGTTATAA
- a CDS encoding ZIP family metal transporter encodes MNANITCIVIIGSIVSLVGTMIGASLGVIVREPSNKLLGTIIGFAGGIMLSVVVFDLIPESMNKWNFVFTIIFVVLGAGIIAIIDSKVDIGSTNKHLKIAFMASLGLMIHNFPEGIIMGCGFAAGGTLGIKMSLIIAIHDIPEGIAVSAPLMASKVKISRILLYAFITAFPTAIGTFVGVYIANISKNVLGACLSAASGIMLYVVCGEMIPESSKLWDGITSTLGTLCGIVLGLVLVQVF; translated from the coding sequence TTGAATGCAAATATAACTTGTATAGTTATAATAGGAAGCATAGTGTCACTTGTAGGAACAATGATAGGAGCTTCACTTGGCGTAATAGTGAGAGAGCCCTCTAATAAGCTGCTAGGTACTATAATAGGATTTGCAGGTGGAATTATGCTGTCCGTAGTAGTATTTGACTTAATTCCTGAATCTATGAATAAATGGAATTTTGTTTTTACTATAATATTTGTAGTTTTAGGAGCTGGTATTATTGCCATAATTGATTCTAAGGTAGACATAGGCAGTACTAACAAACATCTAAAAATTGCATTTATGGCTTCTTTGGGACTTATGATTCACAATTTTCCAGAAGGCATAATAATGGGATGTGGGTTTGCGGCAGGAGGAACTCTTGGAATAAAGATGAGTCTCATAATTGCAATTCATGATATACCAGAGGGAATTGCTGTGTCAGCACCACTTATGGCATCTAAGGTAAAAATTTCAAGGATACTTTTATATGCTTTCATTACAGCTTTTCCTACTGCTATAGGTACTTTTGTAGGTGTTTACATAGCTAATATTTCTAAAAATGTATTGGGAGCATGTTTATCTGCTGCATCTGGAATAATGCTGTATGTGGTATGCGGCGAGATGATACCAGAATCCTCAAAACTATGGGATGGTATTACGAGTACACTTGGAACTTTATGTGGAATTGTTTTAGGACTTGTTTTAGTACAGGTGTTTTAG
- the upp gene encoding uracil phosphoribosyltransferase — translation MSKVTQITHPLILHKLALIRDKHTGSKDFRELVEEVAMLMAYEVTRNLQTEDVEIETPICKTTCKMLSGKKVAIIPILRAGLGMVGGMIKLIPAAKVGHIGLYRDEATLKPVEYFCKLPQDIGEREVIVTDPMLATGGSASDAITILKKKGAKNIRLMCLIAAPGGIKTVTEIHPDVDVYIASIDEKLNENGYIVPGLGDAGDRLYGTK, via the coding sequence ATGAGTAAAGTAACACAAATAACACATCCACTTATATTGCATAAATTAGCTTTAATAAGGGATAAGCATACAGGATCTAAGGATTTTAGAGAACTTGTAGAAGAGGTAGCCATGCTTATGGCATATGAAGTTACCAGAAATCTTCAAACAGAGGATGTAGAAATAGAGACACCTATATGTAAAACAACTTGTAAAATGCTTTCAGGTAAAAAAGTTGCTATAATACCTATACTAAGAGCAGGCCTTGGAATGGTAGGAGGAATGATAAAACTTATTCCTGCAGCAAAAGTAGGACATATAGGGTTATATAGAGATGAAGCTACATTAAAGCCAGTAGAATATTTCTGCAAGTTACCACAGGATATAGGAGAAAGAGAAGTAATTGTTACAGATCCAATGCTTGCTACAGGAGGATCTGCATCCGATGCAATAACTATATTGAAGAAAAAAGGTGCTAAGAACATAAGACTTATGTGTTTAATAGCTGCACCAGGAGGAATAAAAACAGTAACAGAAATTCATCCAGATGTAGATGTATACATAGCATCAATTGATGAAAAATTAAATGAAAATGGATATATAGTACCAGGACTTGGAGATGCTGGAGACAGGTTATACGGAACAAAATAA
- a CDS encoding MraY family glycosyltransferase has product MNNLYLFAIVSIIFSVILTPFVKKLAIKLDIMDVPKDNRRIHNKPIPLIGGLAIYFSFIITLFLKTGKLTESETGLILGATIIVIGGLLDDKFDIKPWCKLLFQLAAAWVLIIYGIKIEIITNPFDGAYQFINIGVMSIPLTIIWVIGITNALNLIDGLDGLAAGIAFISSITIFIIALLNNRYEAAVLTSILSGAILGFLPYNFNPASIFMGDTGAQLLGFLLAAISMEGAIKSAAAFSVAVPILALGIPIYDTLFAMIRRKINGKPIMQADRGHLHHRLLDMGLTQKQVVMIMYSISAVLGSISIIAMEINTQRSYFLLIIVMVILVLMAWKAGFFKHRE; this is encoded by the coding sequence ATGAATAATTTGTATTTATTTGCAATAGTTTCAATAATATTTTCAGTTATACTTACACCCTTCGTTAAAAAGCTCGCCATTAAACTAGATATTATGGATGTGCCTAAGGATAATAGAAGAATACATAATAAGCCTATACCACTTATAGGTGGATTGGCCATATACTTTTCGTTTATAATTACTCTATTTTTGAAAACGGGTAAACTTACAGAATCTGAAACGGGACTTATACTAGGAGCTACTATTATAGTAATAGGAGGGCTTTTAGATGATAAATTTGATATAAAGCCTTGGTGCAAACTATTGTTTCAATTAGCAGCAGCATGGGTTTTGATAATTTATGGAATAAAAATAGAAATAATTACAAATCCATTTGATGGAGCATACCAGTTTATAAATATAGGAGTAATGTCCATTCCTTTAACTATAATATGGGTAATTGGAATTACTAATGCACTCAATTTAATTGATGGTTTAGATGGGTTGGCGGCAGGTATTGCATTTATATCTTCTATAACTATTTTTATTATAGCATTGTTGAATAATAGATATGAGGCAGCGGTGCTTACCAGTATATTATCTGGAGCTATACTTGGATTTTTACCTTACAATTTTAATCCAGCCTCTATATTTATGGGAGATACTGGTGCACAGTTGCTTGGCTTTTTACTTGCAGCTATATCTATGGAGGGTGCAATAAAATCTGCTGCAGCTTTTTCTGTAGCTGTACCTATTTTGGCACTTGGAATACCAATATATGATACTTTATTTGCAATGATAAGAAGAAAAATAAATGGAAAACCTATTATGCAAGCAGATAGAGGCCATTTGCATCATAGACTTCTTGATATGGGGCTTACACAAAAACAGGTTGTTATGATAATGTATAGTATAAGTGCAGTGTTAGGGAGTATTTCTATAATAGCCATGGAGATAAATACACAAAGATCATACTTTCTTCTAATAATAGTTATGGTTATTTTGGTTCTTATGGCTTGGAAGGCTGGATTTTTTAAACATAGAGAGTAA
- the prfA gene encoding peptide chain release factor 1, translating into MLERLNFIENKYEELSIKISDPQVMADQKEWQKLCKENAELEEIVTKYREYKKAQQELEDNKEMLKEETDREMKEMEQEEIKRLTEVIEESENDLRVLLLPKDPNDDKNVFVEIRAGAGGEEAALFAANLTRMYTRYAERQAWNIETMSINATDIGGFKEIVFMVKGKGAYSRLKYESGTHRVQRVPDTESSGRIHTSTATVAVLPEVDDVDVVINPNDIRIDVFRASGHGGQCVNTTDSAVRITHLPTGLVVSCQDEKSQLKNKEKGMKVLKSRLYERAEKERSASIAEDRKSQVGTGDRSERIRTYNYPQGRVTDHRIGLTLYKLDSFLDGNIDEVIDALITADQAEKMKEMGND; encoded by the coding sequence ATGTTAGAAAGACTTAATTTTATAGAAAATAAGTATGAGGAGTTATCTATTAAGATAAGTGATCCGCAAGTTATGGCAGACCAAAAAGAGTGGCAAAAGTTATGCAAAGAAAATGCAGAGTTAGAGGAGATAGTCACAAAATACAGAGAATATAAAAAAGCTCAGCAGGAGCTGGAAGACAACAAAGAAATGCTTAAGGAAGAAACAGATAGGGAAATGAAGGAAATGGAACAAGAAGAAATAAAAAGGCTTACAGAAGTTATAGAAGAAAGTGAAAATGATCTAAGAGTCCTCCTTCTTCCTAAAGACCCAAATGATGATAAAAATGTATTTGTGGAAATTAGAGCAGGAGCAGGAGGAGAAGAAGCGGCTTTATTTGCTGCAAATCTCACTAGAATGTATACAAGATATGCAGAACGACAGGCATGGAATATAGAGACTATGAGTATAAATGCCACAGATATAGGTGGATTTAAAGAAATTGTATTCATGGTAAAGGGAAAGGGAGCCTATAGCAGATTAAAGTATGAAAGTGGGACTCATAGAGTACAGAGAGTGCCAGATACTGAGTCAAGTGGAAGAATTCATACTTCAACGGCTACAGTAGCAGTACTTCCCGAAGTTGATGATGTAGATGTAGTTATAAATCCAAATGATATAAGAATAGATGTATTTAGAGCGTCAGGCCATGGTGGACAATGTGTAAATACTACTGACTCGGCAGTTAGAATTACCCATTTACCTACAGGGCTTGTAGTATCCTGTCAGGACGAAAAGTCCCAACTTAAAAATAAGGAAAAAGGCATGAAAGTTTTGAAATCCAGACTTTACGAAAGAGCAGAGAAAGAAAGAAGTGCCAGCATAGCTGAGGATAGAAAAAGTCAGGTTGGAACAGGAGATAGAAGTGAAAGAATAAGGACTTATAACTATCCACAGGGTAGAGTTACAGATCATAGAATAGGATTAACTTTATATAAATTAGATTCATTTTTAGATGGAAATATAGATGAAGTAATAGACGCACTTATAACTGCAGATCAGGCAGAAAAAATGAAAGAAATGGGAAACGATTAA
- the rpiB gene encoding ribose 5-phosphate isomerase B, producing the protein MKIALGSDHAGFPLKKEVMEHLQDKNIEFKDFGTFSESSCDYPDYALKVGEQVASKNYDFGILICGTGIGISIAANKIPGVRAALCSDTFSAHACREHNNANILTMGQRVVGAGLAIDIVDTFLSAKFQGDRHQRRIDKITEIEKKYSK; encoded by the coding sequence ATGAAAATTGCTTTAGGTAGTGACCATGCTGGATTCCCTTTAAAAAAAGAAGTGATGGAGCACTTACAGGATAAGAATATAGAATTCAAAGATTTTGGAACTTTTTCAGAATCCTCCTGTGATTATCCTGATTATGCATTAAAAGTTGGGGAACAGGTTGCAAGCAAGAATTATGATTTTGGGATACTTATATGTGGAACAGGTATTGGTATAAGTATAGCTGCAAACAAGATACCTGGTGTAAGGGCAGCACTTTGCAGTGATACTTTCAGTGCCCATGCGTGTAGAGAACATAATAATGCTAATATATTAACTATGGGACAGAGAGTTGTGGGAGCAGGACTTGCTATTGATATAGTTGATACTTTTCTATCTGCTAAATTTCAAGGAGACAGGCATCAAAGAAGGATAGATAAAATTACAGAAATAGAGAAAAAATATAGTAAATAA
- a CDS encoding cytidine/deoxycytidylate deaminase family protein yields MRKDWDNYFIDIAFKVAERSTCPRLHVGAVLVKNRRIKGTGYNGSPRGLEHCEDVGCYMKNNHCVRTIHAEVNCLLEVAPDDRESSTLYVTHMPCPECQKLIITCGIKRVVYCEEYTPEINWFEKASGIELICIKR; encoded by the coding sequence ATGAGAAAAGATTGGGATAATTATTTTATAGACATCGCATTTAAAGTTGCAGAAAGAAGCACATGTCCTAGGCTGCATGTAGGGGCAGTCCTTGTTAAAAATAGAAGGATAAAGGGAACTGGATATAATGGAAGCCCCAGGGGATTAGAGCATTGCGAGGATGTAGGGTGTTACATGAAGAATAATCATTGTGTAAGAACAATTCATGCAGAAGTAAACTGTCTACTAGAGGTAGCTCCTGATGATAGAGAAAGCTCAACATTATATGTTACCCATATGCCTTGTCCCGAATGTCAAAAATTAATAATTACCTGTGGAATTAAAAGAGTTGTATATTGTGAGGAGTATACTCCAGAAATTAATTGGTTTGAAAAAGCATCGGGAATTGAATTGATATGCATAAAAAGATGA
- a CDS encoding F0F1 ATP synthase subunit A, whose protein sequence is MEAFSPLFLIHLGAFQIPITSSVIVQWAIIIILAILAKFFTSSMKKIPDKKQSVIEIIVEAVRNLVTENMGKEYVSFIPYVGTLAIYILVMNIAPVMIGVRAPTEDLSVAVGLALITFVLVQFNSIKKNGLGRYFGAYTKPVVPLLPINIIERIVLPVSLSLRLFGNVTAGAVIISMVYKGLGNMAWFSQLLIPIPLHAFFDLFDGSIQMIVFVMLTIMNIKVIAED, encoded by the coding sequence GTGGAGGCTTTTTCACCATTGTTTTTAATACATCTGGGAGCATTTCAAATTCCAATAACTTCTAGTGTTATTGTACAATGGGCCATTATTATAATTTTAGCTATATTGGCAAAATTTTTTACATCTAGTATGAAGAAAATACCGGATAAAAAACAAAGTGTTATTGAAATTATTGTTGAAGCAGTAAGAAATTTAGTTACTGAAAACATGGGAAAAGAGTATGTATCATTTATACCATATGTAGGAACACTTGCCATATACATTTTAGTAATGAACATTGCTCCAGTGATGATAGGAGTAAGGGCACCAACGGAAGATCTAAGTGTTGCAGTTGGATTGGCATTAATAACTTTTGTATTAGTCCAATTTAATTCAATTAAGAAAAATGGTTTAGGACGCTATTTTGGTGCATATACTAAGCCAGTAGTACCGTTATTGCCAATTAACATTATTGAAAGGATAGTTCTCCCAGTTTCGCTAAGTCTGCGACTTTTTGGTAATGTGACAGCAGGAGCTGTAATTATCAGTATGGTATATAAAGGATTAGGTAATATGGCATGGTTTTCTCAATTGTTAATACCAATTCCTTTACACGCTTTCTTTGATTTATTTGATGGTTCAATCCAAATGATAGTATTTGTTATGTTAACAATAATGAATATAAAAGTTATAGCTGAAGACTAA
- the wecB gene encoding UDP-N-acetylglucosamine 2-epimerase (non-hydrolyzing) — protein MNKIKCVTIFGTRPEAIKMAPLVKELEKRKEIDNKICVTAQHREMLDQVLQLFNIVPDFDLNIMKTKQTLTGITNRVLQGLEEIFEDEKPDLVLVHGDTTTTFAGALAAFYKKIKVGHVEAGLRTYDKYFPFPEEMNRKLTGAIADLHFAPTVGSKSNLLKEGVSENQIFVTGNTVIDAMRFTVEEDYKFSNDELNTIDYDNKKVIMVTAHRRENWGKGIENICNALKRIIDENKDTEIVYLVHLNPVVRDMVYKILGNVSRVHLLSPLDTKETHNLMNKCFMVMTDSGGLQEEAPHLGKPVLVLRNVTERPEAVEAGTVRLVGTDEEKIVKLANELIRNSKEYDVMSKAINPYGDGNAAYRITEAILQYFNLAKGTYSEFKSN, from the coding sequence ATGAACAAAATTAAATGTGTTACTATATTTGGTACAAGACCAGAAGCAATAAAAATGGCTCCTTTAGTTAAGGAACTTGAGAAGAGAAAAGAAATAGATAATAAAATATGTGTTACTGCTCAACATAGGGAGATGCTTGATCAGGTTTTGCAGCTTTTTAATATTGTTCCCGATTTTGATTTAAATATAATGAAAACTAAACAGACATTGACAGGTATAACTAATAGGGTACTTCAAGGACTTGAGGAAATATTTGAAGATGAAAAACCTGATTTAGTACTTGTTCATGGAGATACGACTACTACTTTTGCAGGAGCATTAGCTGCTTTCTATAAAAAAATAAAGGTTGGACATGTGGAAGCAGGGCTTAGGACATATGATAAATATTTTCCATTTCCAGAAGAAATGAATAGAAAGCTTACAGGTGCTATAGCTGACCTTCATTTTGCACCAACCGTTGGCTCAAAGTCCAATTTATTAAAAGAAGGTGTGTCTGAAAATCAAATATTTGTAACTGGAAATACAGTAATTGATGCTATGAGGTTTACAGTAGAGGAAGATTATAAATTTAGTAATGATGAATTAAATACCATAGATTATGATAATAAAAAAGTTATAATGGTGACTGCTCATAGGCGAGAAAATTGGGGAAAAGGTATCGAGAATATTTGTAATGCATTAAAAAGAATTATAGATGAAAATAAAGATACAGAAATTGTTTATCTAGTACACTTGAATCCTGTAGTAAGGGATATGGTATATAAGATACTTGGAAATGTTTCTAGAGTTCATTTGTTGTCTCCACTAGATACTAAGGAAACACACAATTTAATGAATAAATGTTTTATGGTTATGACTGATTCTGGCGGACTTCAGGAGGAAGCACCCCATCTTGGAAAGCCTGTATTGGTGCTTAGAAATGTGACTGAAAGACCAGAGGCTGTAGAGGCAGGTACAGTAAGACTTGTGGGAACAGATGAAGAAAAAATAGTAAAGTTAGCTAATGAGCTTATAAGAAATTCTAAGGAATATGATGTGATGAGTAAAGCTATAAATCCTTACGGAGATGGTAATGCAGCTTATAGAATAACAGAGGCTATTTTACAATATTTTAATTTAGCAAAAGGTACATATAGTGAATTTAAATCAAATTAG
- a CDS encoding F0F1 ATP synthase subunit delta — protein sequence MHEYLDRRYALALYKIGEEKGKVKEYLEELRQVVAAIKGNSKFLEIMEHPEVSTSEKKKMFTKIFKDKVNEDILSFLLVLIEKDRINEIDGKLREMENIYLESNNTVKAKVKTVVALNDDERNALIEKLEKKFNKKVLIEEEIDPSIIGGVYVEVNNEVIDGSIRSKLSEMKKIMLKGEQR from the coding sequence ATGCATGAGTATTTAGATAGAAGATATGCCCTTGCACTCTATAAAATTGGAGAAGAAAAAGGAAAAGTTAAAGAATACCTAGAAGAATTAAGGCAGGTTGTAGCCGCTATAAAAGGTAATTCTAAATTTTTGGAAATTATGGAACATCCAGAAGTAAGTACATCAGAGAAGAAAAAGATGTTTACTAAAATCTTTAAAGATAAGGTGAATGAAGACATACTTTCATTCTTATTAGTTCTTATAGAGAAAGATAGAATTAATGAAATTGATGGAAAACTTAGAGAAATGGAAAATATATATCTTGAGAGTAATAATACTGTTAAGGCAAAAGTAAAAACAGTTGTTGCTTTGAATGATGATGAGAGAAACGCTTTAATTGAAAAGCTAGAAAAGAAATTTAATAAGAAAGTTTTGATTGAAGAAGAAATAGATCCTAGTATAATAGGTGGGGTTTATGTTGAGGTAAATAATGAAGTTATTGATGGTAGTATAAGGTCAAAGCTTTCTGAAATGAAAAAAATAATGCTTAAGGGAGAACAGAGGTGA
- a CDS encoding L-threonylcarbamoyladenylate synthase, producing MNTKVKIVDKENLDRGIVEEAGKVIKDGGIVAFPTETVYGLGANALNPAAVKKIFEAKGRPQDNPLIVHISDMEDIKELVLDVPEIAEKLMKKFWPGPMTIILPKSQVIPDITSASLPSIGIRMPSNIIARELIRASKVPIAAPSANISGRPSPTDVERCIEDLNGKVDFILGGDMCEVGVESTIIDCTVTPACVLRPGGITLEALKEIDDSIYIDPAVMRKPDKNLRPKAPGMKYRHYAPKAPLKIVKGDLKKTIEKINEMVQNYIGENKVVGILATDETKDFYKKGLVISLGSRNNMISVSKNLFETLRSFDDKNVDIIIAEAFDENGIGTAVMNRLNKSAGFDIIMV from the coding sequence ATGAACACAAAAGTGAAAATCGTAGATAAAGAAAACTTAGATAGGGGTATTGTTGAAGAAGCAGGAAAAGTCATAAAAGATGGTGGAATTGTGGCTTTCCCTACTGAAACTGTATATGGTCTTGGAGCAAATGCCCTAAATCCTGCTGCAGTAAAGAAAATATTTGAAGCTAAGGGAAGACCACAGGATAATCCTTTGATTGTACATATATCTGATATGGAAGATATAAAAGAGCTGGTACTTGATGTCCCTGAAATAGCTGAGAAACTTATGAAGAAATTTTGGCCAGGTCCCATGACTATAATTCTTCCTAAATCACAAGTTATACCGGATATCACCAGCGCATCTCTTCCAAGTATAGGAATTAGAATGCCATCTAATATAATAGCCAGAGAGCTAATAAGAGCATCAAAAGTTCCAATTGCTGCACCTTCTGCAAATATATCTGGAAGACCTAGTCCTACGGATGTAGAAAGATGTATAGAAGATTTAAATGGAAAAGTTGATTTCATATTAGGCGGGGATATGTGTGAAGTTGGAGTAGAATCAACAATAATAGATTGTACTGTAACTCCTGCTTGTGTGCTTAGACCAGGAGGAATAACTCTAGAGGCATTAAAAGAGATAGATGATAGTATATATATTGATCCTGCAGTAATGAGAAAGCCGGATAAAAATTTAAGACCTAAAGCTCCAGGGATGAAGTATAGGCACTATGCTCCAAAGGCACCCCTAAAAATAGTTAAGGGAGATTTAAAAAAAACTATTGAAAAAATTAATGAAATGGTGCAAAATTATATAGGTGAAAATAAAGTAGTAGGTATACTTGCCACAGATGAAACAAAAGATTTTTATAAAAAGGGGTTAGTAATATCACTGGGAAGTAGAAATAATATGATTAGTGTATCTAAAAATTTATTTGAGACATTAAGAAGTTTTGACGACAAAAATGTAGATATTATAATAGCTGAAGCTTTTGATGAAAATGGAATAGGGACAGCTGTGATGAATAGATTAAATAAATCTGCTGGGTTTGATATTATAATGGTGTAA